In the Portunus trituberculatus isolate SZX2019 chromosome 21, ASM1759143v1, whole genome shotgun sequence genome, one interval contains:
- the LOC123507235 gene encoding SET and MYND domain-containing protein 4-like isoform X1 has product MAGGYEELKNGVSNGMDDLEEYLHRLCSEVTLWSTQEGFFSHFVEQISAHVSEQFLEKFEKMKDDDERFRKIWEVKPIHTLKVSSFFKQKSREVSEKRRADGNKAFQDKKYQQALIAYSQAVMRAPHHDGDTYSLALANRSAVLYHLEQHRHCLTDIDLALKADYPPSLTYKVLDRRGQCLLKLRQYRAALEAFKHAAQALSAADLNEKKLGVWEKDLVKKMDMCQGKEDENEEKSTTQSPTANLFSGPSRVLPNASSAVTLQETKDEGRYAVVNRRVPTGQVLIAERPYASVLMENKSGFHCTHCYVRLIAPVPCEWCCGVAFCSPKCRDLAVSSYHRWECRFLDLMIGSGVSLNVSLALRVAAQHDLQFFQKLQDRLSQPAVLPSVASPHCPEDYLSFYHMAGLEEHRSGRDFFHRALIAAFLLKILQRAHYFGKWDDEGHPDKPLTDDEALLGRLLLRHLQVSQFNAHEIHSPLVPLAPCNPHSQISGMTFMSGENNYVATKSVYLGLAVYPTVAFCNHSCFPAVARFFDGDKMVIVNLRPLSPGDAVAENYGPIFTHMSLQERQRKLLSRYWFRCRCEACEQDWPMYEMMPERRMLRCQTCGAALPIRTGNKSHVKCTQCGAATNAVDACKALDKAQKVFQSAREHMDEGRREEAIGDFNRFVDTVSSLVVPPHKELHLAMQSLRHLVACRGTIITAPAKK; this is encoded by the exons ATGGCCGG GGGATACGAGGAACTGAAAAATGGGGTATCCAACGGTATGGACGATTTGGAAGAGTACCTCCATAGACTGTGCTCCGAGGTGACGCTGTGGAGCACTCAGGAGGGTTTCTTCAGCCACTTCGTCGAGCAGATCAGCGCACATGTGTCAGAACAGTTCCTCGAGAAGTttgagaagatgaaggatgatGACGAAAGGTTTAGGAAGATTTGGGAAGTCAAG CCCATCCACACACTCAAGGTGTCAAGTTTCTTCAAACAAAAGAGCCGCGAGGTATCGGAGAAGCGGCGGGCTGACGGTAACAAGGCTTTTCAAGATAAGAAGTACCAGCAGGCCCTCATTGCTTACTCACAGGCCGTCATGCGCGCGCCTCACCACGACG GGGACACGTATTCCCTGGCGCTGGCTAACAGATCTGCAGTGTTGTACCATCTGGAGCAGCACCGCCACTGCCTCACCGACATAGACCTGGCACTGAAGGCAGACTACCCTCCCTCGCTGACCTACAag GTGCTAGATCGCCGCGGCCAGTGTCTCCTGAAGCTGCGCCAGTACAGAGCCGCCCTCGAGGCTTTCAAGCATGCTGCCCAAGCCCTCTCCGCCGCAGACCTCAACGAGAAGAAACTGGGGGTGTGGGAGAAGGATTTGGTGAAGAAGATGGATATGTgtcaagggaaggaagatgagaatg AAGAGAAGAGTACCACACAAAGCCCCACAGCCAACCTTTTCAGCGGTCCTAGTCGCGTCCTGCCCAACGCCTCCTCAGCTGTGACGCTTCAGGAGACCAAAGATGAAG GTCGGTACGCGGTGGTGAACAGGAGGGTCCCCACAGGCCAGGTGCTGATTGCTGAACGCCCCTACGCCTCCGTACTCATGGAAAACAAGAGTGGCTTTCATTGTACCCACTGTTacgttag GTTAATAGCTCCAGTACCCTGTGAGTGGTGCTGCGGCGTCGCTTTCTGCAGTCCAAAATGTCGAGATCTCGCTGTTAGTTCGTATCACCGGTGGGAGTGTCGCTTCCTGGACCTTATGATCGGATCTGGCGTGTCTCTCAACGTGTCCCTGGCCCTTCGAGTCGCCGCGCAGCACGACCTTCAGTTCTTCCAAAAG ctgCAGGACCGCCTCTCGCAGCCCGCCGTCCTCCCTTCCGTCGCGTCACCACACTGCCCTGAGGATTACTTGAGTTTCTACCACATGGCGGGCCTCGAGGAACATCGCTCTGGCAGGGACTTCTTCCATCGCGCCCTTATCGCCGCCTTCCTGCTCAAGATCCTGCAGAGAGCGCACTACTTCGGCAAATGGGATGATGAAG GACACCCCGACAAGCCCCTGACGGATGACGAGGCGTTGCTTGGTCGTCTTCTGCTGCGTCACCTTCAGGTCTCCCAGTTCAACGCTCATGAG ATCCACTCCCCCCTTGTCCCCCTCGCTCCCTGTAACCCACACTCACAGATCAGCGGAATGACCTTCATGAGTGGTGAAAATAACTACGTGGCCACCAAAAGCGTGTACCTCGGCCTGGCAGTGTACCCAACCGTCGCCTTTTGCAACCACTCCTGCTTCCCCGCCGTCGCCag ATTTTTTGATGGGGACAAGATGGTGATCGTGAACCTGCGGCCTCTTTCTCCCGGGGACGCTGTGGCGGAGAACTACGGGCCGATCTTCACTCACATGTCCCTGCAAGAGAGACAACGCAAGCTGCTGTCCCGATACTGGTTCAG GTGTCGGTGTGAAGCGTGCGAGCAAGACTGGCCGATGTACGAAATGATGCCTGAGAGAAGAATGCTGCGATGCCAGACGTGCGGCGCTGCTTTGCCGATCAGGACAGGAAACAAGTCACACGTCAAGTGTACACAGTGTGGCGCCGCGACCAACGCTGTGGACGCCTGCAAAGCCCTGGACAAGGCACAGAAGG tgtTCCAGTCAGCCCGGGAACACATGGACGAGGGGCGGCGCGAGGAGGCCATAGGTGACTTCAATAGGTTCGTGGACACTGTGAGCAGCCTGGTGGTGCCTCCCCATAAGGAACTCCACTTGGCAATGCAATCCCTACGACATCTGGTGGCTTGTCGCGGCACTATTATCACCGCCCCTgccaaaaaatag
- the LOC123507235 gene encoding SET and MYND domain-containing protein 4-like isoform X2, with protein MAGGYEELKNGVSNGMDDLEEYLHRLCSEVTLWSTQEGFFSHFVEQISAHVSEQFLEKFEKMKDDDERFRKIWEVKPIHTLKVSSFFKQKSREVSEKRRADGNKAFQDKKYQQALIAYSQAVMRAPHHDGDTYSLALANRSAVLYHLEQHRHCLTDIDLALKADYPPSLTYKVLDRRGQCLLKLRQYRAALEAFKHAAQALSAADLNEKKLGVWEKDLVKKMDMCQGKEDENEEKSTTQSPTANLFSGPSRVLPNASSAVTLQETKDEGRYAVVNRRVPTGQVLIAERPYASVLMENKSGFHCTHCYVRLIAPVPCEWCCGVAFCSPKCRDLAVSSYHRWECRFLDLMIGSGVSLNVSLALRVAAQHDLQFFQKLQDRLSQPAVLPSVASPHCPEDYLSFYHMAGLEEHRSGRDFFHRALIAAFLLKILQRAHYFGKWDDEGHPDKPLTDDEALLGRLLLRHLQVSQFNAHEISGMTFMSGENNYVATKSVYLGLAVYPTVAFCNHSCFPAVARFFDGDKMVIVNLRPLSPGDAVAENYGPIFTHMSLQERQRKLLSRYWFRCRCEACEQDWPMYEMMPERRMLRCQTCGAALPIRTGNKSHVKCTQCGAATNAVDACKALDKAQKVFQSAREHMDEGRREEAIGDFNRFVDTVSSLVVPPHKELHLAMQSLRHLVACRGTIITAPAKK; from the exons ATGGCCGG GGGATACGAGGAACTGAAAAATGGGGTATCCAACGGTATGGACGATTTGGAAGAGTACCTCCATAGACTGTGCTCCGAGGTGACGCTGTGGAGCACTCAGGAGGGTTTCTTCAGCCACTTCGTCGAGCAGATCAGCGCACATGTGTCAGAACAGTTCCTCGAGAAGTttgagaagatgaaggatgatGACGAAAGGTTTAGGAAGATTTGGGAAGTCAAG CCCATCCACACACTCAAGGTGTCAAGTTTCTTCAAACAAAAGAGCCGCGAGGTATCGGAGAAGCGGCGGGCTGACGGTAACAAGGCTTTTCAAGATAAGAAGTACCAGCAGGCCCTCATTGCTTACTCACAGGCCGTCATGCGCGCGCCTCACCACGACG GGGACACGTATTCCCTGGCGCTGGCTAACAGATCTGCAGTGTTGTACCATCTGGAGCAGCACCGCCACTGCCTCACCGACATAGACCTGGCACTGAAGGCAGACTACCCTCCCTCGCTGACCTACAag GTGCTAGATCGCCGCGGCCAGTGTCTCCTGAAGCTGCGCCAGTACAGAGCCGCCCTCGAGGCTTTCAAGCATGCTGCCCAAGCCCTCTCCGCCGCAGACCTCAACGAGAAGAAACTGGGGGTGTGGGAGAAGGATTTGGTGAAGAAGATGGATATGTgtcaagggaaggaagatgagaatg AAGAGAAGAGTACCACACAAAGCCCCACAGCCAACCTTTTCAGCGGTCCTAGTCGCGTCCTGCCCAACGCCTCCTCAGCTGTGACGCTTCAGGAGACCAAAGATGAAG GTCGGTACGCGGTGGTGAACAGGAGGGTCCCCACAGGCCAGGTGCTGATTGCTGAACGCCCCTACGCCTCCGTACTCATGGAAAACAAGAGTGGCTTTCATTGTACCCACTGTTacgttag GTTAATAGCTCCAGTACCCTGTGAGTGGTGCTGCGGCGTCGCTTTCTGCAGTCCAAAATGTCGAGATCTCGCTGTTAGTTCGTATCACCGGTGGGAGTGTCGCTTCCTGGACCTTATGATCGGATCTGGCGTGTCTCTCAACGTGTCCCTGGCCCTTCGAGTCGCCGCGCAGCACGACCTTCAGTTCTTCCAAAAG ctgCAGGACCGCCTCTCGCAGCCCGCCGTCCTCCCTTCCGTCGCGTCACCACACTGCCCTGAGGATTACTTGAGTTTCTACCACATGGCGGGCCTCGAGGAACATCGCTCTGGCAGGGACTTCTTCCATCGCGCCCTTATCGCCGCCTTCCTGCTCAAGATCCTGCAGAGAGCGCACTACTTCGGCAAATGGGATGATGAAG GACACCCCGACAAGCCCCTGACGGATGACGAGGCGTTGCTTGGTCGTCTTCTGCTGCGTCACCTTCAGGTCTCCCAGTTCAACGCTCATGAG ATCAGCGGAATGACCTTCATGAGTGGTGAAAATAACTACGTGGCCACCAAAAGCGTGTACCTCGGCCTGGCAGTGTACCCAACCGTCGCCTTTTGCAACCACTCCTGCTTCCCCGCCGTCGCCag ATTTTTTGATGGGGACAAGATGGTGATCGTGAACCTGCGGCCTCTTTCTCCCGGGGACGCTGTGGCGGAGAACTACGGGCCGATCTTCACTCACATGTCCCTGCAAGAGAGACAACGCAAGCTGCTGTCCCGATACTGGTTCAG GTGTCGGTGTGAAGCGTGCGAGCAAGACTGGCCGATGTACGAAATGATGCCTGAGAGAAGAATGCTGCGATGCCAGACGTGCGGCGCTGCTTTGCCGATCAGGACAGGAAACAAGTCACACGTCAAGTGTACACAGTGTGGCGCCGCGACCAACGCTGTGGACGCCTGCAAAGCCCTGGACAAGGCACAGAAGG tgtTCCAGTCAGCCCGGGAACACATGGACGAGGGGCGGCGCGAGGAGGCCATAGGTGACTTCAATAGGTTCGTGGACACTGTGAGCAGCCTGGTGGTGCCTCCCCATAAGGAACTCCACTTGGCAATGCAATCCCTACGACATCTGGTGGCTTGTCGCGGCACTATTATCACCGCCCCTgccaaaaaatag